The stretch of DNA GGTACACTACATTGTTTAAGCTACAAAGTAGTGTCTTATTGCTCGCGATGTCACCTGTTTGTGGTTCAGCTGTCATCCTATTTTTAATGAGGTTCATTATCGTTATTTTTGGAGTTATCGATGTTGCTCTATGCGATGTGTCAAAGGTCGAGTAGATCCGATAGCCGTTTAGACGTAATCTAACCGATAACGGGGGAATGTTGTATAAACGATACGACAGACCGCAGGGTTCGCATTATCGgtatataaaattttgtttggTGTGTATATGCTGATTAGTTAGGATCCGTCGTCTGCCCGGCAGAAACCTGATGCGATTTTAGTGCCTCGAGACAACAACCGACATGATTTCAAGTTTCTATGAGAAAATTGTTGGAATGTCCTCTGCTGCGGTGCCGAACCAACAAAAGGTTCTCTGCATCGGGTTAACTTGTTTAGACATCGTCCAAACCTGCAGGCAATACCCCGCGGAGGATTCTGATCAAAGGTGAGATTTTTCATCCGTGTGCGATTGCGCATTATCATCTTTCGCCTCTTATTTCCGTTCATCAGCTGACACTTGAAAATGACATTTACCTCTATTTTCGGATGATTTGAGTTCATGAACGtattagaaatttggggtcaaCTGATATTCGTGACAAATTCAGAGAGAATTACCGTTCCAATAAATACAATTTAACAACTGGACCTGTCTCCTCTCTGAGCCAAAGTAAAACTAAAATTGTAAGTacccattaaccccttgccatactaaatattgaaataattcaatagAAGATGGTCATGAAACAAATAAAAGTAAATAGTAACATGTATAAAATTAATCTAATCAAAATTGCGAGATCATGAAGGTCACACGTGTGTGACAGTGGTAATGAATGTGCTAATGAAGACATATACATTGTATACAAGTGTTCTGTTTCTTCTAGGGAGTTATTAGAGGCGAATATGTTCTGATCATTGTAGTCGTGAACAAAATCATAtccggcaaggggttaaagagaTTTAGAGTACATTTTAGTGTAATCATTATCATAATgcataatgtatgtagaataATATTCAAGAATATGGTACTATTGGAAAACTTTCTAGATTCAGCTTATTCTTCTTGTTTCCCATGCTTCAGATCTGTGGAATACAGATGGCAAAGAGGAGGCAATGCGTCCAACACATGCACAGTCCTTTCTCTGTTGGGAAGCCCATGCGAGTTCTTTGGTACCTTGAGCACGGATGAGCATATTAATTTTCTGCAGAACGACATGAGAAAGTACAACATCGACTTCTCTCACTGCCCCATGGTGCAAGGAATAGGCTGTCCAACATCTACGGTTATTCTGAGCCAGAGTACCGGTTCGCGCACAATTTTACATCACAATCCCTGCATGCCCGAATTGACGCTGAAGAATTTTGAGCAGTTGCATCTGCAAGACTACAGTTGGATTCATTTCGAAGGCAGAAACTTGGCCGAAGTATTGTCCATGATGCAGTGTGTAGAAAATTATAATGACATGTTGAGTTGCTTTCAAGATTCCACGGATAAAGAAAGGGATTGGAACCTGATGCCGATCACAGTTAGCGTGGAGCTGGAATGCCCCAGGCAGGAATTGTTAGATTTACTGCCATATGTTGACATGGCATTTATATCTAAGGATTTTGCTCAAAGTAGGGGGTACGATAATATGAGTGAGACACTGAAAAATATTAGCGACGATGCTAAATCTGGGTAAGTGGTAAAGATCAAGAGCTACGTATAAATTACAcgcaatgtaaaaatatttgattgattttatattttctagGGCAACTTTGATCTGTGCTTGGGGAGATCGAGGTGCTATGGCAAGGACTCCCGATAACATCACAGTGCAATCTCCTGCTTTCTCGCCACACAAAGTTGTGGACACCTTGGGTGCCGGTGATACGTTCAATGCAGCGGTGCTGCACTATTTAAACAAAGCGAAATTAGATTATGTTAAGAAGAGAATGTCCGAATCGATTGAATCGAATGACGACTACAAGCAGAACATCAAAAGGAATTATAACATAGAGAGCACAGAATGGAGCCGTACTGAATTTATTACGCAAAGTGTTTTACAAGCGGCTGTGAGTTTCGGTTGTCGAGTGGCCGGCGCTAAGGTTGGCTTGATAGGTTACAGCAGACTGGACGAGATGTTTAAAAACGCGTTGGACAGCTAGTCAGAACGATACACCGAGTGATATGTAAATATTTTAAGACTACAATTTGTACCtatttttacggaattttatACAAGCATTAACTGTTCTCCGATGCTTATCTAATCTTCAATACGATCAATCTAATCTTATCTAAAAATATGGCTTCAGTAATCCTTGATGTTTATCTTAGGTAGAACAATCCGCTATCTCGAGCAGAttaagataaaataaattattggtGTTGTTACACGTGTTTGCATGTTAATCGGTCGTTCGAAGAATGCGGATTACAaccaagagaaagagaaacaaagAAACGACAACACTTCAGTAAATACAAGTTTCTTTCTTGCACATCAAGAAATACTTTCTTCAGTTTTACACATATTATGCATAACTCCTTACGAAATACCAACAACAAGTTAGAGAGAAAATTATAACCGTGTTCGAAGATAATGGTGAACTGTGAAGGGAATATTCCAAGGAGTTCCATTCCCTAATCGATAACTTATCCGCATGTTTATGGACAGAATTATTGTGCACACAATGATACCAGAAAACCGTTCAGATATGTAAATagttcgatttttttttcattatttgttttGTGTTTAATAGTTCACAAGCGTTGGCGTGGATCGACGACAAGACTTCTTCTTTGTCGTTTGTTAGGATAGTTGTCCCAGGAACATTTGTTAGCTATCCGCCTCGACGCCCGAAGCGAGGAAGTCTATCACGCCAACCAAACCCGTTTCAGGGAGGCATCTGGAAGAAACAGACCGTGTCGATTCATCGAAGATCACTACCGAACCGCCGTCTTAAGCTCACCTTAAGAAACAGTTGACATAGATCCAGAACGCGGGAATGGATATTTCTCGGATGTTCCGCCTCTGCGCCTTAACTATTTCAACAACTGCC from Halictus rubicundus isolate RS-2024b chromosome 8, iyHalRubi1_principal, whole genome shotgun sequence encodes:
- the LOC143356782 gene encoding ketohexokinase, whose amino-acid sequence is MISSFYEKIVGMSSAAVPNQQKVLCIGLTCLDIVQTCRQYPAEDSDQRSVEYRWQRGGNASNTCTVLSLLGSPCEFFGTLSTDEHINFLQNDMRKYNIDFSHCPMVQGIGCPTSTVILSQSTGSRTILHHNPCMPELTLKNFEQLHLQDYSWIHFEGRNLAEVLSMMQCVENYNDMLSCFQDSTDKERDWNLMPITVSVELECPRQELLDLLPYVDMAFISKDFAQSRGYDNMSETLKNISDDAKSGATLICAWGDRGAMARTPDNITVQSPAFSPHKVVDTLGAGDTFNAAVLHYLNKAKLDYVKKRMSESIESNDDYKQNIKRNYNIESTEWSRTEFITQSVLQAAVSFGCRVAGAKVGLIGYSRLDEMFKNALDS